The Micromonospora sediminicola genome contains a region encoding:
- a CDS encoding winged helix-turn-helix transcriptional regulator — MRDTTAPRAGELRIDAPHRDLLDQVLDKWSLSILNELCERPCRFNELRRAVPAVTQKSLTATLRRLERNGIVERRVVATRPVAVEYRITPLGKTLRGPVDALLEWADAHMPQIERARKAFDAAED; from the coding sequence ATGCGCGATACCACCGCCCCTCGCGCCGGTGAGCTGCGGATCGACGCGCCCCACCGCGACCTGCTCGACCAGGTGCTGGACAAGTGGTCGCTCAGCATCCTCAACGAGCTGTGCGAGCGGCCGTGCCGCTTCAACGAGCTGCGCCGCGCCGTTCCGGCCGTGACCCAGAAGTCGCTGACCGCGACGCTGCGCCGACTCGAACGCAACGGCATCGTCGAACGCCGCGTCGTGGCCACCCGCCCGGTCGCGGTGGAATACCGGATCACCCCGCTGGGCAAGACGCTGCGCGGTCCCGTCGACGCCCTCCTCGAGTGGGCCGACGCGCACATGCCGCAGATCGAGAGGGCCCGTAAGGCGTTCGACGCCGCGGAGGACTGA
- a CDS encoding alpha-galactosidase encodes MTIVHLRRARTSLVLDARGPGLPRVVHWGADLGPLPAEDLPALVDATVPPVVPSSFDAPTVLSLLPEASAGWSGRPGLAGHRDGRDWSTSFRLVDLDVRDERATSPPDGTAAVGPELLGGAPLPAPGVNRWPFLSTVEVRAVDPGAGLRLTVEIALDAAGLLTLRHRLRNDGDGRYELRELTPVLPVPAVATELLDLTGRWCRERAPQRHPWPMGAWVREGRHGRTGHDATLLLVAGTPGFGFGHGEVWAVHTAWSGDHVTVAERRPTGEATLGGGELLAPGEIVLGPGEEYASPLLHAAHSADGLDGLSDVLHTHLRARPEHPRTPRPVTLNVWEAVYFDHDLDRLRTLADRAAEVGVERFVLDDGWFRGRRHDLAGLGDWWVDGEVWPDGLQPLIDHVRVHGMQFGLWVEPEMVNPDSDLFRAHPDWLLQTPGRLPPEWRHQQVLDLVNPDAYAYVLGRLDAVLGEHDGIAYLKWDHNRDLTEAGHAGRPGVHAQTVAVYRLLDELRARHPGLEIESCSSGGARVDLEILRRTDRVWASDCNDALERLSIQRWTGLLLPPELIGTHIGPERSHTTHRVHDLGFRAVTALFGHHGIEWDITAIDATTRAELTAWVALHKRLRPLLHGGRVVRVDHPDPAVQAHGVVAHDRSAAVYAVSRVATSAAQVPGAVRLPGLDPHRRYRVRPPAGVPEPALLELTPPAWLASGTGVTLSGSVLASVGLQLPALHPEQALLLEAVAT; translated from the coding sequence ATGACGATCGTCCACCTGCGCCGCGCGCGGACCAGCCTGGTGCTCGACGCGCGCGGACCGGGCCTGCCCCGGGTCGTGCACTGGGGCGCCGACCTCGGGCCGCTGCCCGCCGAGGACCTGCCCGCGCTGGTCGACGCCACCGTGCCACCGGTGGTCCCGAGCAGCTTCGACGCGCCCACCGTGCTGTCGCTGCTGCCCGAGGCGAGCGCCGGTTGGAGCGGCCGACCCGGCCTGGCCGGTCACCGCGACGGCCGGGACTGGTCCACCTCCTTCCGCCTGGTCGACCTCGACGTACGCGACGAACGCGCGACGTCACCCCCCGACGGCACCGCGGCCGTCGGGCCCGAGCTGTTAGGAGGGGCCCCTTTACCTGCACCAGGCGTTAACAGGTGGCCCTTCCTTTCCACTGTCGAGGTGCGGGCGGTGGACCCGGGGGCGGGGTTGCGCCTGACCGTCGAGATCGCGCTGGACGCGGCGGGACTGCTGACGCTGCGACACCGGCTGCGCAACGACGGCGACGGACGCTACGAGCTGCGCGAGCTGACGCCGGTGCTGCCGGTGCCGGCGGTCGCCACCGAACTGCTCGACCTGACCGGCCGCTGGTGCCGGGAACGCGCGCCGCAGCGGCACCCGTGGCCGATGGGCGCCTGGGTCCGCGAGGGACGGCACGGACGTACCGGGCACGACGCCACGCTGCTGCTGGTCGCCGGCACTCCCGGCTTCGGCTTCGGGCACGGCGAGGTGTGGGCGGTGCACACCGCCTGGAGCGGCGACCACGTCACCGTGGCCGAGCGTCGCCCGACCGGTGAGGCCACGCTCGGCGGCGGCGAGCTGCTGGCCCCCGGCGAGATCGTGCTGGGGCCGGGCGAGGAGTACGCCTCTCCCCTGCTCCACGCCGCGCACTCGGCCGACGGGCTGGACGGGCTCAGCGACGTGCTGCACACGCACCTGCGGGCCCGGCCGGAGCATCCGCGCACGCCGCGACCGGTGACGTTGAACGTGTGGGAGGCGGTCTACTTCGACCACGACCTGGACCGGCTGCGGACGCTCGCCGACCGGGCCGCCGAGGTGGGGGTGGAACGCTTCGTGCTCGACGACGGCTGGTTCCGCGGCCGGCGCCACGACCTCGCCGGGCTCGGCGACTGGTGGGTCGACGGCGAGGTCTGGCCGGACGGGCTGCAACCGCTGATCGACCACGTCCGCGTGCACGGCATGCAGTTCGGGCTCTGGGTCGAGCCGGAGATGGTCAACCCCGACTCCGACCTGTTCCGGGCCCACCCGGACTGGCTGCTCCAGACGCCCGGCCGGCTGCCGCCGGAGTGGCGGCACCAGCAGGTGCTCGACCTGGTCAACCCGGACGCGTACGCGTACGTGCTCGGCCGGCTCGACGCGGTGCTGGGCGAGCACGACGGCATCGCGTACCTGAAGTGGGACCACAACCGGGACCTCACCGAGGCCGGGCACGCCGGCCGGCCCGGGGTGCACGCGCAGACCGTGGCCGTCTACCGGCTGCTCGACGAGCTGCGCGCCCGTCATCCGGGCCTGGAGATCGAGAGCTGTTCGTCCGGTGGCGCCCGGGTCGACCTGGAGATCCTGCGCCGCACCGACCGGGTCTGGGCGAGTGACTGCAACGACGCGCTGGAACGGCTGTCCATCCAGCGCTGGACCGGCCTGCTGCTCCCGCCGGAGCTGATCGGCACGCACATCGGGCCGGAGCGCTCGCACACCACGCACCGGGTCCACGACCTGGGCTTCCGGGCGGTCACCGCACTCTTCGGCCACCACGGCATCGAGTGGGACATCACCGCGATCGACGCGACCACCCGCGCCGAACTCACCGCCTGGGTGGCGCTGCACAAGCGGCTGCGTCCGCTGCTGCACGGCGGCCGGGTGGTCCGGGTCGACCACCCCGACCCGGCCGTGCAGGCCCACGGCGTGGTCGCCCACGACCGCTCCGCGGCGGTGTACGCGGTCAGCCGGGTGGCCACCTCCGCGGCCCAGGTGCCGGGCGCGGTGCGGTTGCCGGGGCTGGACCCGCACCGGCGCTACCGGGTCCGCCCGCCGGCCGGGGTGCCGGAGCCGGCGCTGCTGGAGCTGACGCCCCCGGCCTGGCTGGCGTCCGGGACGGGGGTGACGCTGAGCGGGTCGGTGCTGGCGTCGGTCGGTCTGCAACTGCCCGCCCTGCACCCGGAGCAGGCGCTGCTGTTGGAGGCCGTCGCAACCTGA
- a CDS encoding RidA family protein yields MPVIRFSPDGLQPHTPYDHVAVSTGSRHIHVSGQIARRGDGTPVAPGDLSGQVAQVLRNTALALAGADASFDDVVRLTFYVTGWKPERIEPFMAGIESVAEELGLPRPLPPASLIGVEHLFEPDVLVELEATAITG; encoded by the coding sequence ATGCCGGTCATCCGCTTCAGCCCCGACGGCCTTCAGCCGCACACGCCCTACGACCACGTGGCGGTGTCCACCGGGTCACGCCACATCCATGTCAGCGGCCAGATCGCCCGACGCGGCGACGGCACGCCCGTCGCGCCGGGCGACCTGAGCGGACAGGTCGCGCAGGTGCTGCGCAACACCGCCCTCGCCCTCGCCGGCGCCGACGCCTCCTTCGACGACGTGGTGCGGCTGACCTTCTACGTCACCGGGTGGAAGCCCGAGCGGATCGAGCCGTTCATGGCCGGGATCGAGTCGGTCGCCGAGGAGCTGGGTCTGCCCCGCCCGCTGCCGCCGGCCTCACTGATCGGCGTGGAGCACCTCTTCGAGCCCGACGTGCTCGTCGAACTGGAGGCGACCGCGATCACGGGGTGA
- a CDS encoding carbohydrate ABC transporter permease, which produces MTAAVSTGRRRPLRPARVVLHLFLGTVAIGWLFPILWAVLTSFRSYEYTAANGYVSLGGWTIDNYVTAWRTAEFGKHFLNSVYITVPAVLLTLFLASCVAFVIARFSWKLNIALLGLFTAANLLPQQALLIPLFRMFTEIPLPAWMSDSELLYDSYWGLILVNVAFQCGFCVFVLSNYMKALPHELYEAAMVDGASVWRQYWQVTMPLCRPALAALATLEVTWIYNEFFWATVLMRTGDKFPVTSSLNNLRGEFFTDNNLVSAGSVLVAVPTLVIFFLLQRQFVRGLTLGASKG; this is translated from the coding sequence ATGACCGCCGCCGTCTCCACCGGGCGCCGCCGGCCACTGCGGCCGGCCCGGGTAGTCCTGCACCTCTTCCTGGGTACGGTCGCGATCGGCTGGCTGTTCCCGATCCTCTGGGCGGTGCTCACGTCGTTCCGTTCCTACGAGTACACCGCCGCCAACGGCTACGTCTCGCTCGGCGGGTGGACGATCGACAACTACGTCACCGCGTGGCGGACCGCCGAGTTCGGCAAGCACTTCCTCAACTCGGTCTACATCACCGTCCCGGCGGTGCTGCTCACGCTCTTCCTCGCCTCGTGCGTGGCGTTCGTGATCGCCCGGTTCAGCTGGAAGCTCAACATCGCGCTGCTCGGCCTGTTCACCGCCGCGAACCTGCTGCCGCAGCAGGCCCTGCTCATCCCGCTGTTCCGGATGTTCACCGAGATCCCGCTGCCGGCCTGGATGAGCGACTCGGAGCTGCTCTACGACAGCTACTGGGGGCTGATCCTGGTCAACGTCGCGTTCCAGTGCGGCTTCTGCGTGTTCGTGCTGAGCAACTACATGAAGGCGCTGCCGCACGAGCTGTACGAGGCCGCGATGGTCGACGGGGCGAGCGTGTGGCGGCAGTACTGGCAGGTGACCATGCCGCTGTGCCGGCCGGCCCTGGCCGCGTTGGCCACGCTGGAGGTGACCTGGATCTACAACGAATTCTTCTGGGCCACCGTGCTCATGCGTACCGGCGACAAGTTCCCGGTGACCAGTTCGCTGAACAACCTGCGCGGCGAGTTCTTCACCGACAACAACCTGGTCTCGGCCGGCTCGGTGCTGGTCGCGGTCCCCACCCTGGTGATCTTCTTCCTGCTCCAGAGGCAGTTCGTCCGGGGCCTGACACTGGGAGCCTCCAAGGGATGA